From Cygnus atratus isolate AKBS03 ecotype Queensland, Australia chromosome 1, CAtr_DNAZoo_HiC_assembly, whole genome shotgun sequence, the proteins below share one genomic window:
- the TMEM121B gene encoding transmembrane protein 121B → MHRAASNQRSVSSSSGSFQPPPPPPPPHAADRQPLFPGGSSSGGSRRDSGSSSGSGFQALSLVLLLGQGALLDLYLIAVTDLYWCSWIATDLVLAAGWGIFFCRNSRARRRERPPPPPPPGPPPPHPLLLHGPPGGRGAGGRGAGGPPRGGDFAYAHLAWLIYSIAFTPKAALILGTSILELIELRLPLGTTGFRITLALSAPLLYCLLRAIGTEGSGQLLLPPQPPPQHRAAAAFLATCLDLLDSFSLLELVLQPGRPAPLPAPLRYLLVAVYFLCLASPVLWLYELSAARPPGAARLALHLLLPAGLLDAPLLALRCLLLLRYQQPLSLFMLKNLFFLACRGLEALETCCLLRPAAAPTPAKYGAPAMPPAAAAPLAHGLSDADVGPHGYVNALAVTAQG, encoded by the exons ATGCACCGCGCTGCCTCCAACCAGCGCTCggtctcctcctcctcgggcTCCTtccagccgccgccgccgccgccgccgccgcacgCCGCCGACCGGCAGCCCCTCTTCCCGGGGGGCTCCAGCAGCGGCGGCAGCCGGCGGGACTCGGGGTCGAGCTCGGGCTCG GGCTTCCAGGCGCtgtccctggtgctgctgctggggcagggcgcGCTACTGGACCTCTACCTGATCGCCGTCACCGACCTGTACTGGTGCAGCTGGATCGCCACCGACCTGGTGCTGGCGGCCGGCTGGGGCATCTTCTTCTGCCGCAACAGCCGGGCGCGCCGCCGGGagcggcccccgccgccgcccccccccgggccgccgccgccgcacccgctgctgctgcacggcccccccggcggccgcggggccggggggcgcggggccgggggccccCCCCGCGGCGGAGACTTCGCCTACGCGCACCTGGCCTGGCTCATCTACTCCATCGCCTTCACGCCCAAGGCGGCGCTGATCCTGGGCACCTCCATCCTGGAGCTGATCGAGCTGCGCCTGCCGCTGGGCACCACCGGCTTCCGCATCACCCTGGCGCTCTCCGCCCCGCTGCTCTACTGCCTGCTGCGGGCCATCGGCACCGAGGGCTccgggcagctgctgctgcccccgcagccgccgccgcagcaccgcgccgccgccgccttcctCGCCACCTGCCTCGACCTCCTCGACAGCTTCTCCCTGCTCgagctggtgctgcagcccggccgcccggcgccgctgcccgccccgctGCGCTACCTCCTCGTCGCCGTCTATTTCCTCTGCCTGGCCTCGCCGGTGCTGTGGCTCTACGAGCTCagcgccgcccggccgcccggAGCCGCCCGCCTCGccctgcacctgctgctgcccgccGGGCTGCTGGACGCCCCGCTGCTGGCCCTgcgctgcctcctgctcctgcgcTACCAGCAGCCGCTCTCCCTCTTCATGCTCAAGAACCTCTTCTTCCTCGCCTGCCGCGGCCTCGAGGCGCTGGAGACCTGCTGCCTCCTGCGGCCTGCCGCCGCCCCAACGCCCGCCAAGTACGGAGCCCCCGCCatgccccccgccgccgccgccccgctgGCCCACGGGCTCTCGGACGCCGACGTGGGTCCCCACGGGTATGTCAACGCCTTGGCGGTCACCGCCCAGGGCTGA
- the HDHD5 gene encoding haloacid dehalogenase-like hydrolase domain-containing 5 yields MALRGCLRAGRGALRGAGPPGPPGRGCSAGGRPPAFGFLFDIDGVLVRGSQVVPAAREAFRRLAGAGGGLRVPVVFLTNAGNCLRAAKARELSQALGLQVSPEQVILSHSPLRLFSQFHQKCMLVAGQGPVEENAHNLGFKHVVTIEALRKAYPLLDMVDQSRRPKELPPPTTGFPTIEGVILFGEPVRWETSLQLIIDVLLSNGSPGAELEEIPYPHLPVLACNMDLLWMAEAKMPRFGHGTFLLCLENIYKKVTGRELKYEALIGKPSTVTYCYAEYLINEQAKKQGWNSPIRRLYAIGDNPMSDVYGANLYNNYLKSAQRNQVQAGLKRSPQAASPQTEDCLAVESCKSILVCTGVYRHNAEVPSKPEERNTETVFHGHRDFGFDPSLVEASYIVQDVNEAVQLAFKKENWS; encoded by the exons ATGGCGCTGCGCGGCTGCCTGcgggccgggcgcggggcgctGCGCGGTGCGGGGCCACCGGGGCCGCCCGGCCGGGGGTGCAGCGCCGGGGGCCGG CCGCCGGCCTTCGGCTTCCTCTTCGACATCGACGGCGTGCTGGTGCGGGGCAGCCAGGTGGTGCCCGCCGCCCGGGAGGCCTTCCGGAGGCTGGCGGGCgccggcggggggctgcgggtgcccGTCGTCTTCCTGACCAACGCCGGCAACTGCCTGCGGGCGGCCAAGGCCCGAGAGCTGTCCCAGGCgctggggctgcag GTGTCTCCGGAGCAGGTGATCCTGTCCCACAGCCCGCTGCGGCTCTTCAGCCAGTTCCACCAGAAGTGCATGCTGGTGGCCGGGCAGGGGCCCGTGGAGGAGAACGCCCACAA CCTGGGGTTCAAGCATGTGGTCACCATAGAGGCACTGAGGAAGGCATATCCCTTATTGGACATGGTGGATCAGAGCCGGAGGCCAAAGGAGTTG cctCCTCCAACCACTGGCTTCCCCACTATAGAAG GGGTGATTCTGTTTGGTGAGCCAGTGAGGTGGGAGACAAGCCTGCAACTTATTATTGACGTACTCTTGAGCAATGGGAgccctggggcagagctggaagaaatACCATACCCCCACCTGCCTGTCCTTGCCTGCAACATGGATCTCCTGTGGATGGCTGAGGCCAAGATGCCCAG GTTTGGCCATGGcactttccttctctgcttggAGAACATCTACAAGAAGGTGACAGGCCGGGAGCTGAAGTACGAGGCCTTGATTGGCAAACCCAGCACAGTCACCTACTGCTATGCCGAATACCTGATAAACGAGCAAGCCAAAAAGCAGGGCTGGAACTCTCCCATCCGACGCCTCTATGCAATTGG GGACAACCCTATGTCTGATGTCTATGGGGCAAACCTCTACAACAACTACCTCAAGTCAGCTCAACGGAACCAGGTCCAGGCTGGGCTGAAGAGGAGCCCACAGGCAGCCAGTCCCCAAACCGAGGACTGCCTTGCAGTGGAGAGCTGCAAGTCAATTCTGGTCTGCACTGGGGTCTACCGCCACAACGCAGAAGTTCCCAGTAAGCCAGAGGAGCGCAACACAGAGACTGTGTTCCACGGCCATCGGGACTTCGGCTTCGACCCCAGCCTGGTGGAGGCATCATACATTGTGCAGGATGTGAATGAAGCTGTGCAGCTTGCTTTCAAGAAGGAGAACTGGAGCTAG